One Heptranchias perlo isolate sHepPer1 unplaced genomic scaffold, sHepPer1.hap1 HAP1_SCAFFOLD_327, whole genome shotgun sequence DNA segment encodes these proteins:
- the LOC137311331 gene encoding leukosialin-like, with the protein MFYPRLFLFLGVIAENYGLVSLEMVSTVSMDEMANISPLEPISTDIVTVIGVSEVTSAPRKEGTSSSATTGDIQSLLVGTAAELTTTNAISEALTGEPGITQSRNGVSVQPTSLFSRRFTTSGLSTSNTATTQTLRPTRFSSSTDLHFSTTQRPVSSTNLILSTIQPVTLATTSNPYTVSESSPTFTSSRVSESSPTFTSSRVSESSPTFTSSRVSESSPTFTSSRVSESSPTFTSSRVSESSPTFTSSRVSESPDTALSNPTSPLPHSKSISSIVIVIVILIFAIVVAGGVVFCIMRRKQRHSQTFDPQRKKAAKAEDAWAGPVALPEEGGAIDGTEEKAEEDKAAKRMSLSTFFGKRKSRAVSVLLEEVDVVRDAKDAAQGVQQPLLFKEPNGQVIGSQSPEGDQASTTGQSSGCPVSQESSDQKLLLPPPPSPSQPNGEMKHESCNDLPPPPPLNDVALPPPEIGSGEGEKLDSFSVKTSL; encoded by the coding sequence ATGTTTTACCCCAGACTCTTCCTCTTCCTGGGAGTCATCGCTGAGAATTATGGGCTGGTGTCTCTCGAGATGGTGAGTACGGTGTCCATGGACGAGATGGCCAATATTTCACCACTCGAGCCCATCTCCACAGATATCGTCACGGTGATTGGAGTCAGTGAAGTGACAAGTGCCCCCAGGAAAGAGGGGACTTCAAGCTCTGCCACGACCGGGGACATCCAATCCCTGCTGGTCGGAACCGCAGCAGAATTGACGACAACCAACGCCATCTCTGAGGCCTTAACGGGAGAACCCGGCATCACCCAAAGCAGGAATGGTGTCTCTGTTCAGCCCACATCCTTGTTCAGCAGACGTTTCACCACATCGGGACTGTCAACCAGCAACACAGCCACGACCCAGACCCTGCGTCCTACCAGATTCTCCTCATCAACCGATCTCCATTTCAGCACCACACAGAGGCCAGTGTCCTCCACAAACCTCATCCTGTCGACCATTCAACCGGTTACCTTGGCAACCACATCCAACCCATACACGGTCTCTGAATCTTCGCCCACATTCACCTCTTCCAGAGTCTCTGAATCTTCGCCCACATTCACCTCTTCCAGAGTCTCTGAATCTTCGCCCACATTCACCTCTTCCAGAGTCTCTGAATCTTCGCCCACATTCACCTCTTCCAGAGTCTCTGAATCTTCGCCCACATTCACCTCTTCCAGAGTCTCTGAATCTTCGCCCACATTCACCTCTTCCAGAGTCTCTGAATCTCCGGACACAGCTCTGTCCAATCCCACTTCTCCACTCCCGCACTCCAAGTCCATTAGTTCGATTGTGATCGTCATCGTGATATTAATCTTCGCTATTGTTGTTGCTGGCGGTGTTGTCTTCTGTATCATGAGGCGAAAGCAAAGACACTCGCAGACGTTCGACCCCCAAAGAAAGAAGGCGGCCAAGGCGGAGGACGCTTGGGCAGGGCCTGTGGCACTCCCGGAGGAGGGAGGGGCAATTGACGGGACAGAGGAGAAGGCAGAGGAAGACAAGGCAGCCAAACGCATGTCCCTGTCCACTTTCTTTGGCAAAAGGAAATCGCGAGCAGTATCCGTGCTGCTGGAAGAGGTAGATGTGGTCAGAGACGCCAAGGACGCAGCTCAAGGAGTTCAACAACCTCTCCTGTTCAAGGAGCCCAATGGCCAGGTGATTGGATCACAATCACCAGAGGGAGACCAAGCCTCCACCACCGGCCAGAGCTCTGGGTGTCCTGTCTCCCAGGAGAGCAGCGATCAAAAGCTCCtcctgcctcctcctccttctccctcgcaGCCTAACGGTGAGATGAAGCATGAATCCTGcaatgacctcccacctcctcctcctctcaacgATGTGGCGTTACCACCTCCCGAGATCGGGAGCGGAGAAGGAGAGAAGCTAGACTCATTCTCGGTCAAGACTTCCTTGTGA